A portion of the Scleropages formosus chromosome 13, fSclFor1.1, whole genome shotgun sequence genome contains these proteins:
- the LOC108929709 gene encoding serine/threonine-protein kinase pim-1-like, with protein MNVTLLDITDVLLQGCPIRWMEQWNSQRTMTKDSTHLTEEELESPEVKTVNSTWVNNSEKQKKTREAAQIFRPMLNTFCRGKSLDKKLKLHQSASDETDVHNRYFSTEELESHEVRSAKEAWTNTFGKQKRSRRSAQAFWHMVNLFTCCRGKTRVKKFRTPHNDSDETDVHNRYVSTECLEDLYTHGEVLGIGSFGIVYEGFRKSDGLLVKYQTHPIVAIKYISKSEAKQIMDTEGLIPLEVALMKRVNSSPASPYIVQLIDWFDHPTEYVMVLERPHPCLNLVEFCESQGGKLTENKARSVILQVVEALRTCQARGVLHRDLKPDNVLIQTDTLQVKLIDFGCGEFLTSTSYKGFAGARLFNPPEMFLQNLYIPVPATVWSVGVTLFDLVCGSLPFFSREEIIRAKLFFREKVTTDCRHLVRWCLSPNPANRPTLEQIVFHRWFQ; from the exons ATGAACGTCACATTACTGGACATAACAGATGTTCTTCTACAG ggCTGTCCAATAAGATGGATGGAGCAATGGAATTCCCAAAGAACCATGACCAAAGACTCCACACACCTCACTGAAG AGGAATTGGAGTCACCTGAAGTGAAAACTGTTAACAGCACTTGGGTAAATaactctgaaaaacagaagaagacTAGAGAAGCAGCCCAGATTTTCAGACCAATGCTCAATACCTTCTGCAGAGGAAAAAGTCTGGATAAGAAGCTCAAACTGCATCAGAGTGCCAGTGATGAGACTGATGTCCATAACAGATACTTTTCTACAG AGGAATTGGAATCACACGAGGTAAGATCTGCAAAAGAAGCCTGGACAAATACCTTTGGAAAACAGAAGAGGAGCAGAAGATCAGCCCAAGCCTTCTGGCACATGGTGAACTTGTTCACCTGCTGCAGAGGAAAAACCAGGGTGAAAAAGTTCAGAACCCCTCACAATGACAGTGATGAGACTGATGTACATAACAGATACGTTTCTACAG AATGCTTAGAGGACCTATATACTCACGGAGAGGTACTGGGCATCGGAAGTTTTGGCATAGTCTATGAAGGGTTCCGAAAGTCTGATGGATTACTGGTAAAATACCAGACTCATCCCATC GTGGCCatcaaatatatttcaaaatcagAAGCAAAACAGATTATGGATACT GAGGGTCTCATTCCTCTCGAGGTGGCCCTGATGAAGCGGGTAAACTCTTCTCCAGCCAGCCCTTACATAGTGCAACTGATTGACTGGTTTGACCATCCTACTGAATATGTCATGGTGCTGGAAAGGCCCCATCCCTGTCTGAACCTTGTGGAGTTCTGTGAATCCCAGGGGGGTAAACTGACTGAGAACAAGGCACGCAGTGTGATCCTGCAGGTGGTTGAGGCTTTGAGGACCTGCCAAGCCCGGGGTGTCCTGCACAGAGACTTGAAGCCAGATAATGTGCTTATCCAAACTGATACACTGCAGGTCAAGTTAATAGATTTTGGCTGTGGAGAATTTCTGACAAGCACTTCATACAAAGGCTTTGCAG GGGCAAGATTGTTTAATCCCCCAGAGATGTTTCTTCAAAACCTGTACATACCAGTCCCAGCCACGGTGTGGTCAGTTGGGGTGACACTCTTTGATCTTGTGTGTGGCTCCCTGCCTTTCTTCTCCCGTGAGGAAATTATTAGAGCCAAACTGTTCTTCCGAGAGAAAGTCACCACAG ACTGTCGCCATCTGGTTCGCTGGTGTCTCTCCCCAAATCCAGCAAATCGGCCAACATTGGAGCAGATTGTGTTCCACCGTTGGTTCCAGTAG
- the LOC108929684 gene encoding serine/threonine-protein kinase pim-2-like: MDMEQLIPLEVALMKRVNSVPVSPHIVQLIDWFDGPIEYAMVLERPHPCQDLREFCESQGGKLTENQSRSVILQVVEALRTCLNRGVLHRDLKLSNLLIQTDTLQVKLIDFGCGAFLKDAPYEDLAGARLCLPPEVFLHKLYLAVPATVWSVGVTVFRLVCGFMPFRTEEAIIGVHLYFPNRVSAGEKRDSQLQVSRKHRVSGGHLEG, from the exons ATGGATATG GAACAGCTCATCCCTCTGGAGGTGGCCCTGATGAAGCGGGTAAACTCCGTCCCAGTCAGCCCTCACATTGTGCAGCTGATTGACTGGTTTGATGGGCCCATTGAGTATGCCATGGTACTGGAAAGGCCCCATCCCTGCCAGGACCTGAGAGAGTTCTGCGAATCCCAGGGGGGCAAACTGACTGAGAACCAGTCAAGGAGTGTGATTCTGCAAGTTGTTGAAGCACTGAGGACCTGCCTCAACCGAGGTGTCCTGCACAGGGACTTGAAGCTCAGTAACCTCCTCATCCAGACTGACACCCTGCAGGTCAAATTAATAGACTTTGGCTGTGGTGCATTTCTGAAAGACGCTCCATATGAAGACTTAGCAG GAGCAAGATTGTGCCTTCCCCCAGAGGTCTTTCTGCACAAGCTGTACCTGGCAGTTCCAGCCACAGTGTGGTCAGTTGGGGTGACAGTCTTCCGTCTTGTGTGTGGATTCATGCCCTTCCGTACCGAAGAGGCAATTATTGGAGTCCACCTGTACTTCCCAAATAGAGTCTCTGCAG GTGAAAAACGTGACTCACAACTACAGGTcagcaggaagcacagggtCAGCGGTGGCCATCTGGAGGGCTAG
- the LOC108929703 gene encoding serine/threonine-protein kinase pim-2-like translates to MGQISSQSLLKTTCRRKTQVNFTPSQTDNELHIAAHKYSSTAPGTQSQCDNSGSSVSNQPVSLLCEVNGTNSSTYGENNPVNSQESKAKDKKQSIKANLDELYAKGVLLGFGGFGFIYEGLVYEGLRKADGFPVAIKYVSKSHAKEMMDAEGPVPLEVAMMKQMNRTPANPHIVQLIEWFSLPTEYAMVLERPHPCQNLMKFCESQGGTLMEDQARRVMLQIIEALKTCQDRGFPHRDFKPSNVLIQTDTLRVKLIDFGSGAFLKDTPYENFAGATLYSPPEWFLQKKYLAVPATVWSVGVTFFRLVCGSVPFYTEAAVIEVDLYFPNGVSTDFCHLVSWCLSQNPEDRPTLQQIMLHPWFQ, encoded by the exons ATGGGTCAGATTTCAAGTCAGTCTTTGTTGAAGACCACATGCAGAAGAAAAACCCAAGTGAATTTCACACCCTCTCAAACTGACAATGAACTTCATATTGCTGCTCATAAATATTCTTCTACAG CACCTGGAACCCAAAGCCAGTGTGACAACAGTGGGAGTTCAGTCTCAAATCAGCCTGTAAGCCTTCTGTGTGAAGTGAATGGGACAAACTCCAGCACCTATGGTGAAAATAATCCGGTGAATTCCCAAGAATCTAAGGCCAAAGATAAGAAACAATCTATCAAAG CAAACTTAGATGAGCTGTATGCCAAAGGTGTACTCCTTGGCTTTGGCGGTTTTGGGTTCATCTACGAAGGGTTAGTCTACGAAGGGCTCCGAAAGGCAGATGGATTCCCG GTGGCCATCAAATATGTTTCAAAATCGCACGCAAAAGAGATGATGGATGCT GAGGGCCCAGTTCCCCTAGAGGTGGCTATGATGAAGCAGATGAACCGTACGCCAGCCAACCCTCACATCGTGCAGCTTATTGAGTGGTTCAGCTTGCCCACGGAGTATGCCATGGTACTGGAAAGACCCCACCCCTGCCAAAACTTGATGAAGTTCTGTGAATCCCAGGGGGGTACACTGATGGAGGACCAGGCACGCAGGGTGATGCTGCAGATTATTGAAGCATTGAAGACCTGTCAAGACCGGGGCTTCCCACACAGGGATTTCAAACCCAGCAACGTGCTGATCCAGACGGACACCCTGCGGGTCAAATTAATAGACTTTGGATCTGGTGCATTTCTGAAGGACACTCCATATGAAAACTTTGCAG GAGCAACATTATACAGCCCACCTGAGTGGTTTCTGCAAAAGAAATATCTGGCAGTCCCAGCCACAGTTTGGTCAGTTGGAGTGACATTCTTCCGTCTTGTGTGCGGCTCTGTGCCCTTCTACACCGAAGCAGCAGTTATTGAAGTTGACCTGTACTTCCCAAATGGAGTCTCCACCG ATTTTTGCCATCTAGTTAGTTGGTGCCTCTCCCAAAATCCAGAAGATCGACCAACATTACAGCAGATCATGCTCCATCCTTGGTTTCAGTAG